A single window of Acidobacteriota bacterium DNA harbors:
- a CDS encoding cation acetate symporter: protein MSLRKIFTYYTVAFLAVTVLIGLAEKFFGLPNKWIGWIFMALSLGIYVVIGIVTRTSDADQYYVAGRNVPAIYNGMATGSDWMSAASFISMAGALSAQGYAGLAYVMGWTGGYLLLAVLLGPYLRQFGAYTIPDFLGARYGGNAARIIGVVAAITCSFTYLIAQVTGVGLIVSRFIGLDFNIGVFVGLIGVLFCSVLGGMKSVTWTQVAQYIILITSYLVPVVYLCWTTFGIPVPQLMYGRLLQSNGVKAVEITRDPQEKATRALWKAEADDATAKSKAPGISVEEKDKLVAKAKAAAVQAKAPASGPSDDALKANYLTVPKGVGMWNFLALTFCLMVGTAGLPHILTRYYTTPSVRQARTSVGWSLFFIFLLYFTAPAYAAFARFIVYTKLVGSKMTELPAWIHLWKPAGLFDVVDKAGDGVVQFADFVVKSTDFVVLATPEIAGLPFVITGLVMAGGLAAALSTADGLLLTIANAISHDLYYNVINRNASLMKRLMITKVLLVVTALIAASVATFRLAIIVELVAWAFSLAAGAFFPALVLGIWWKRANKVGAVTGMLVGFLTTVFYMVGSRFYGLSWFGTTTIASGVFGIPLGFLTIWVVSLMTDAPPKEIQDLVTSVRYPKSGQAITTAPDITGRGAAAH, encoded by the coding sequence ATGAGTCTGCGCAAGATTTTCACCTACTACACCGTCGCGTTCCTCGCGGTCACGGTCCTCATCGGCCTCGCCGAGAAGTTCTTCGGCCTGCCGAACAAGTGGATCGGCTGGATCTTCATGGCCCTGTCGCTGGGGATCTACGTCGTCATCGGCATCGTGACCCGGACGTCCGACGCCGACCAGTACTACGTCGCCGGGCGCAACGTGCCTGCGATCTACAACGGCATGGCGACCGGCTCGGACTGGATGTCCGCGGCGTCCTTCATCTCGATGGCGGGCGCCCTCTCGGCCCAGGGCTACGCGGGCCTCGCCTACGTCATGGGGTGGACCGGAGGCTACCTTCTCCTGGCGGTCCTTCTCGGACCCTACCTCAGGCAATTCGGTGCCTACACGATCCCCGACTTCCTCGGCGCGCGCTACGGCGGAAACGCGGCCCGGATCATCGGCGTCGTCGCCGCGATCACGTGCTCCTTCACCTACCTCATCGCGCAGGTGACGGGCGTCGGCCTCATCGTCTCGCGGTTCATCGGCCTCGACTTCAACATCGGCGTCTTCGTCGGGCTGATCGGCGTCCTCTTCTGCTCGGTCCTCGGCGGGATGAAGTCCGTCACGTGGACGCAGGTGGCCCAGTACATCATCCTGATCACGTCGTATCTCGTCCCCGTCGTCTACCTCTGCTGGACGACGTTCGGCATCCCGGTGCCCCAGCTCATGTACGGGCGCCTCCTCCAGTCGAACGGCGTGAAAGCGGTCGAGATCACGCGCGACCCGCAGGAGAAGGCCACGCGTGCTCTCTGGAAGGCCGAGGCCGACGACGCCACGGCGAAGTCCAAGGCCCCGGGCATCTCGGTCGAGGAAAAAGACAAGCTGGTCGCGAAGGCGAAGGCCGCGGCGGTCCAGGCGAAGGCGCCCGCGTCGGGTCCGAGCGACGACGCGCTCAAGGCGAACTACCTCACCGTGCCGAAGGGCGTCGGCATGTGGAACTTCCTCGCGCTCACGTTCTGCCTCATGGTCGGAACGGCGGGGCTCCCCCACATCCTGACGCGCTACTACACGACCCCGTCGGTCCGCCAGGCGCGAACGTCGGTGGGCTGGTCCCTGTTCTTCATCTTCCTCCTGTACTTCACGGCTCCGGCGTACGCGGCGTTCGCGCGGTTCATCGTGTACACGAAGCTCGTCGGGTCGAAGATGACCGAGCTGCCCGCGTGGATCCACCTCTGGAAGCCCGCGGGCCTCTTCGACGTCGTCGACAAGGCGGGTGATGGGGTCGTCCAGTTCGCGGACTTCGTCGTCAAGAGCACGGACTTCGTCGTCCTCGCGACGCCCGAGATCGCCGGCCTGCCGTTCGTGATCACCGGCCTCGTCATGGCGGGCGGCCTCGCCGCAGCGTTGTCCACGGCCGACGGCCTTCTCCTGACGATCGCGAACGCGATCTCGCACGACCTCTACTACAACGTCATCAACCGCAACGCCTCGCTCATGAAGAGGCTCATGATCACGAAGGTCCTCCTCGTCGTCACCGCCCTGATCGCGGCGAGCGTCGCGACCTTCCGGCTCGCGATCATCGTGGAGCTGGTCGCCTGGGCGTTCAGCCTCGCGGCAGGCGCCTTCTTCCCGGCGCTCGTCCTTGGCATCTGGTGGAAGCGGGCGAACAAGGTCGGAGCCGTGACGGGAATGCTCGTTGGGTTCCTGACGACCGTCTTCTACATGGTCGGCAGCCGCTTCTACGGGCTCTCCTGGTTCGGCACGACGACGATCGCGTCGGGGGTGTTCGGCATCCCGCTCGGATTCCTGACGATCTGGGTCGTCTCCCTGATGACGGACGCGCCGCCCAAGGAGATCCAGGACCTCGTCACGAGCGTGCGCTATCCGAAATCGGGCCAGGCGATCACGACGGCTCCCGACATCACGGGGAGAGGGGCCGCCGCGCACTGA
- a CDS encoding DUF4212 domain-containing protein gives MTDEKRAEYWRYNLRLTIVLLAIWFVVTFLISSLWAGSLNAYSFLGFPLGYYMAAQGSLAIFVVEIVVYAKLMNAKDLEFGIREGDE, from the coding sequence ATGACCGACGAAAAACGCGCGGAGTACTGGCGATACAACCTGCGGTTGACCATCGTGCTCCTGGCGATCTGGTTCGTGGTGACGTTCTTGATCTCGAGCCTGTGGGCCGGGTCGCTCAACGCGTACTCGTTCCTGGGCTTCCCGCTCGGGTACTACATGGCGGCCCAGGGCTCGCTCGCCATATTCGTGGTCGAGATCGTCGTGTACGCGAAGCTCATGAATGCCAAGGATCTCGAGTTCGGAATCCGCGAGGGGGACGAGTAA
- a CDS encoding 3'-5' exonuclease has protein sequence MSVFGRFFGPSPAYSDILFWSLDLETGGLATQRDPILAVGMVPIREGTIRLSETYSSFVRPSTAHVSDSRALQAHNLIPADLHDAPSLHDVLGEVDVRLREGVLLVHFAAVDVAFLKAAYTIAGRPWPAPRVVDTARLLERLADVERLASKVREPSFNLAAARRDLGLPEYPSHDALTDAVATAELFLLLVTKLGARTLRTLL, from the coding sequence ATGAGCGTCTTCGGGCGGTTCTTCGGCCCCTCGCCCGCCTACTCGGACATCCTCTTCTGGTCCCTCGACCTCGAGACCGGCGGCCTCGCGACCCAGCGCGACCCGATCCTCGCCGTCGGGATGGTCCCGATCCGGGAAGGCACGATCCGCCTCTCCGAGACCTACTCGAGCTTCGTCCGGCCTTCCACCGCCCACGTCTCCGACTCCCGCGCACTGCAGGCGCACAACCTCATCCCTGCGGATCTTCACGACGCCCCCTCCCTTCACGACGTCCTCGGAGAAGTGGACGTGCGTCTCCGGGAAGGCGTGCTCCTCGTGCACTTCGCGGCGGTGGACGTCGCGTTCCTCAAGGCGGCGTACACGATCGCGGGGCGGCCGTGGCCGGCTCCGAGAGTGGTCGACACGGCGCGTCTTCTCGAGAGGCTCGCCGACGTCGAGCGCCTCGCGTCGAAAGTTCGGGAACCTTCGTTCAATCTCGCCGCCGCGCGCCGGGACCTCGGCCTCCCCGAGTACCCGTCGCACGACGCCCTGACGGATGCGGTCGCGACGGCCGAGCTCTTCCTTCTGCTCGTCACGAAGCTCGGAGCGCGCACGCTCCGGACTCTTCTCTAG
- a CDS encoding cyclic nucleotide-binding/CBS domain-containing protein, translated as MASASVPGTPPLDPRGFLRSVPPFDSLDVDSFEMAARSLDVGYFPSGTRVLSQLGRPSVHLWLIRKGTVRLEKGGTVADHLEEGDLFGFASLLTGSVAFDVVVADDLLAYRIPEKVFRSLLSEPGFARFFTEGLATRLRTATAFPGDATFSLDVYATVGSLVRRPLVTVPVTATAGDAARAMEASRVSSVLVASDPPGIVTDRDLRNRVLAKGLGPDTPVASIATFHLTTVPSDTPIYGAWHAMVGAGIHHLPVTKDGRVMGIITGTDLLKEQTFGPLQLLKRVESIRDRDGLPGYGADLARMVAGLSAGGLPPTQIARLVSYLNDALVKRLLAFAEADLGPAPASWAWIVFGSEGRFEQALLTDQDNALIWADGADESAGAWFAKFAASVVSDLVASGFPPCAGGYMATVWRGPLADWVSRFRSWLEVPEAEAILKAAIFFDFRRAGGSLDLSPISRLITQASSNAPFLSRMAGAALRFRPQLGPFRTLRDEAGRLDLKKSGIAPIVGLARVYGLDAGATATNTLERLAAAAETGLLPQEAAATLSQAFPFLLGLRLREQLRAVASGGTPLNSIALDSLSAVERRHLKEVFLAIRDAQQDAGQRYHVSFA; from the coding sequence ATGGCCTCGGCGAGCGTTCCGGGGACTCCCCCGCTCGATCCCCGGGGCTTCCTGCGGAGCGTTCCGCCGTTCGACTCGCTGGACGTCGACAGCTTCGAGATGGCGGCCCGCTCCCTCGACGTCGGCTACTTTCCTTCGGGAACCCGCGTCCTGTCCCAGCTCGGTCGTCCGAGCGTCCATCTCTGGCTCATCCGCAAGGGCACGGTACGCCTCGAAAAGGGAGGAACGGTCGCCGACCACCTTGAGGAAGGCGATCTCTTCGGGTTCGCCTCGCTCCTCACCGGAAGCGTGGCGTTCGACGTCGTCGTGGCCGACGACCTCCTCGCGTACCGCATTCCCGAAAAGGTGTTCCGGAGCCTCCTCTCCGAGCCCGGGTTCGCCCGGTTCTTCACGGAAGGGCTCGCCACGAGGCTCCGCACCGCGACCGCGTTCCCCGGCGACGCGACGTTCAGCCTCGACGTGTATGCGACCGTCGGCTCGCTCGTTCGCCGTCCGCTCGTGACGGTGCCGGTCACCGCGACCGCGGGCGACGCGGCGCGGGCGATGGAGGCGAGCCGGGTGTCTTCCGTCCTCGTCGCGTCGGATCCGCCCGGGATCGTGACGGACCGGGACCTCCGGAACCGGGTCCTCGCCAAGGGGCTCGGCCCCGACACGCCCGTGGCGTCCATCGCGACGTTTCACCTGACCACGGTTCCGTCGGACACGCCGATCTACGGCGCCTGGCATGCGATGGTGGGCGCAGGAATCCACCACCTGCCCGTCACGAAGGACGGGCGCGTCATGGGAATCATCACAGGCACGGATCTGCTCAAGGAACAGACGTTCGGCCCACTCCAGCTGTTGAAACGCGTGGAGTCCATCCGCGACCGCGACGGACTTCCGGGCTACGGCGCCGATCTTGCGCGCATGGTCGCCGGCCTCTCTGCCGGGGGCCTGCCCCCGACCCAGATCGCCCGTCTGGTTTCCTATCTCAACGACGCTCTCGTGAAGAGGCTCCTCGCTTTCGCCGAGGCCGATCTCGGCCCCGCGCCCGCCTCGTGGGCCTGGATCGTCTTCGGTTCCGAGGGGCGCTTCGAGCAAGCTCTTCTCACGGATCAGGACAATGCCCTCATCTGGGCCGACGGGGCGGACGAAAGCGCCGGCGCCTGGTTCGCCAAGTTCGCGGCCAGCGTCGTCTCCGACCTCGTCGCGTCAGGCTTTCCGCCCTGTGCCGGCGGCTACATGGCGACCGTCTGGCGTGGCCCGCTGGCCGACTGGGTTTCGCGTTTCCGGAGCTGGCTCGAGGTGCCCGAGGCCGAGGCGATCCTGAAGGCCGCGATCTTCTTCGACTTCCGGAGAGCCGGGGGCTCCCTCGACCTCTCGCCGATCTCGCGCCTCATCACGCAGGCGAGCTCGAACGCGCCGTTCCTCTCGCGCATGGCGGGCGCCGCCCTCAGGTTCCGGCCGCAGCTGGGCCCGTTCCGCACCCTGCGCGACGAGGCGGGACGCCTCGACCTGAAGAAGTCGGGCATCGCGCCGATCGTGGGCCTGGCCCGCGTCTACGGGCTCGATGCGGGGGCCACCGCGACGAACACGCTAGAGAGGCTCGCCGCCGCGGCGGAGACGGGCCTCCTGCCCCAGGAGGCTGCGGCGACTCTTTCCCAGGCATTTCCGTTCCTCCTGGGTCTGCGGCTCCGCGAGCAGCTTCGGGCGGTCGCGTCCGGAGGGACACCCTTGAATTCGATCGCGCTGGACTCGCTCTCGGCCGTCGAACGCCGACACCTAAAGGAAGTCTTCCTCGCCATCCGGGACGCTCAGCAGGACGCCGGCCAGCGATATCACGTCTCGTTCGCATGA
- a CDS encoding MFS transporter produces MSTAAPAESGNRVITSAEERRVIVASSVGTVFEWYDFYLYATLAPFFASLFFPKGNETAALLSAFVTYAAGFLVRPFGALIFGRVGDLVGRKYTFLVTIAVMGGATAAVGFLPTFATIGWWAPAMLVTLRLLQGLALGGEYGGAATYVAEHAPDHRRGYATSWIQTTATVGFFMALLVIYACRAWIPAADFANWGWRIPFVLSLVLLAISIYIRLKLQESPIFQRLKAQGKRSKSPIKDSFFKYPNNKYAALALFGATAGQGVVWYTGQFYALFFLTITLKMDWQTAYTLIALSLLLGTGFFIVFGALSDKIGRLKIILFGCLIAALTYIPLFKALTHYGNPSLEKYQDSVPVSIAGTNCQMHIFVTPFTKFSPCDKAQDFIAKQGLSFTTLPPQGDDVVIKIGSVEIKGYDEAKLKEAMKTTGYPSPAFKKAEMNFGMVLLILFIMVIYVTMVYGPIAAFLVELFPANIRYTSMSLPYHIGNGWFGGMLPLIATAWVAASGNIYQGLWYPIIVAMITVVIGGLFLRETKDVKIHEEV; encoded by the coding sequence ATGAGCACAGCGGCACCCGCGGAATCAGGCAACAGGGTCATCACGTCCGCCGAGGAGAGGCGCGTCATCGTCGCGTCGTCGGTCGGCACGGTCTTCGAGTGGTACGACTTCTACCTCTACGCCACTCTCGCCCCGTTCTTCGCGAGCCTCTTCTTCCCGAAGGGAAACGAAACGGCGGCCCTCCTCTCGGCCTTCGTCACGTACGCGGCGGGATTCCTCGTCCGTCCGTTCGGCGCCCTCATCTTCGGGCGCGTCGGCGACCTCGTCGGCCGCAAGTACACGTTCCTCGTGACGATCGCGGTGATGGGCGGCGCGACCGCGGCCGTCGGGTTCCTGCCGACGTTCGCGACCATCGGATGGTGGGCGCCCGCGATGCTCGTGACCCTCCGCCTCCTGCAGGGCCTCGCCCTCGGCGGCGAGTATGGCGGCGCGGCGACGTACGTTGCCGAGCACGCTCCTGACCACCGGCGCGGCTACGCGACGAGCTGGATCCAGACGACGGCGACCGTCGGGTTCTTCATGGCCCTCCTCGTCATCTACGCCTGCCGGGCGTGGATTCCGGCCGCGGACTTCGCGAACTGGGGATGGCGCATCCCGTTCGTCCTCTCGCTGGTGCTCCTCGCGATCTCCATCTACATCCGGCTCAAGCTGCAGGAGTCGCCGATCTTCCAGCGCCTCAAGGCGCAGGGGAAGCGCTCCAAGTCGCCCATCAAGGACAGCTTCTTCAAGTACCCGAACAACAAGTACGCGGCGCTCGCCCTCTTCGGCGCCACCGCGGGCCAGGGCGTCGTCTGGTACACGGGCCAGTTCTACGCGCTCTTCTTCCTCACGATCACGCTGAAGATGGACTGGCAGACGGCGTACACCCTGATCGCCCTGTCCCTGCTCCTCGGGACGGGGTTCTTCATCGTGTTCGGAGCGCTCTCGGACAAGATCGGCCGCCTGAAGATCATTCTCTTCGGCTGCCTGATCGCGGCCCTCACGTACATTCCTCTCTTCAAGGCCCTCACGCACTACGGGAACCCGTCCCTCGAGAAGTACCAGGATTCGGTTCCCGTCTCGATCGCGGGCACGAATTGCCAGATGCACATCTTCGTGACGCCGTTCACGAAGTTCTCTCCGTGCGACAAGGCCCAGGACTTCATCGCGAAGCAGGGACTGTCGTTCACGACGCTCCCGCCGCAGGGTGACGACGTCGTCATCAAGATCGGCAGCGTCGAGATCAAGGGCTACGACGAGGCGAAGCTCAAGGAAGCCATGAAGACGACGGGCTATCCGAGCCCGGCGTTCAAGAAGGCCGAGATGAACTTCGGGATGGTTCTCCTGATCCTCTTCATCATGGTCATCTACGTGACGATGGTCTACGGGCCGATCGCGGCCTTCCTCGTCGAGCTGTTCCCGGCGAACATCCGGTACACGTCGATGTCTCTCCCGTACCACATCGGCAACGGCTGGTTCGGCGGCATGCTTCCCCTCATCGCCACGGCGTGGGTCGCCGCGTCGGGCAACATCTACCAGGGCCTCTGGTACCCGATCATCGTCGCCATGATCACGGTCGTGATCGGCGGTCTGTTCCTGCGCGAGACGAAGGACGTCAAGATCCACGAAGAAGTCTGA
- the nhaA gene encoding Na+/H+ antiporter NhaA encodes MADERPSISPFLREFLRSEAASGVLLLVAAVAAIALANSPFAGAYSHATHLPIQFGEGSWRVDSTLSHAINDGLMAVFFLVVGLEIKREFLTGELSGKGAAILPVAAACGGAAVPALIYAAFNAGTPAAHGWGIPMATDIAFAVGVLALLGRHVAPVFKVFLTAVAVVDDLIAVLVIAFFYTSGLDLRALAVVAGACAVLYALNRAGVHALAPYLLVGVVLWAAMAKSGVHATIAGVLLGMSIPATGAETSPLRRLEHALHPWVAWGIMPVFALANAGVTVPAEQVGAMLTSPIALGIVLGLFFGKQVGIFGTTFLLARFGVGSLPLDARARRSLWGVALLGGIGFTMSLFVSGLAFTDEAMVDVSKAAILAGSLISGLGGAAVLASVPAPVAGDADAG; translated from the coding sequence GTGGCCGACGAAAGACCTTCGATTTCCCCCTTTCTAAGAGAATTTCTTCGGTCCGAAGCGGCCTCCGGTGTGCTCCTCCTCGTCGCGGCCGTAGCCGCGATCGCGCTCGCGAACTCGCCGTTCGCGGGCGCCTACTCCCACGCGACGCACCTTCCGATCCAGTTCGGCGAGGGGTCCTGGCGCGTGGACTCGACCCTCTCCCACGCGATCAACGACGGCCTGATGGCCGTGTTCTTCCTCGTCGTCGGGCTCGAGATCAAGCGCGAGTTTCTGACGGGGGAGCTTTCCGGGAAGGGCGCCGCGATTCTCCCCGTGGCGGCCGCGTGCGGGGGAGCGGCCGTCCCCGCGTTGATCTACGCCGCGTTCAACGCCGGGACGCCCGCGGCGCACGGCTGGGGCATCCCGATGGCGACGGACATCGCCTTCGCCGTGGGCGTCCTCGCGCTCCTCGGCCGGCACGTGGCGCCCGTGTTCAAGGTGTTCCTCACGGCCGTGGCGGTCGTCGACGACCTGATCGCGGTCCTCGTGATCGCGTTCTTCTACACGTCCGGACTGGACCTCCGCGCGCTCGCCGTCGTCGCCGGCGCGTGCGCGGTCCTCTACGCCCTCAACCGTGCGGGCGTCCACGCCCTCGCCCCGTACCTCCTCGTCGGGGTCGTCCTCTGGGCCGCGATGGCGAAATCGGGCGTCCACGCGACGATCGCGGGTGTCCTGCTCGGGATGAGCATCCCCGCGACGGGCGCCGAGACGTCCCCGCTGCGCCGGCTCGAGCACGCCCTCCATCCCTGGGTTGCGTGGGGGATCATGCCGGTGTTCGCCCTCGCGAACGCGGGCGTGACGGTGCCTGCGGAGCAGGTGGGCGCGATGCTCACGTCGCCGATCGCGCTCGGGATCGTCCTCGGCCTCTTCTTCGGCAAGCAGGTCGGGATCTTCGGGACGACGTTTCTCCTGGCCCGCTTCGGCGTCGGTTCGCTTCCGCTCGACGCGCGAGCGCGCCGGTCGCTGTGGGGGGTCGCGCTGCTCGGCGGGATCGGTTTCACGATGTCTCTCTTCGTGAGCGGCCTTGCTTTCACGGACGAGGCGATGGTGGACGTCTCGAAGGCCGCGATCCTCGCGGGCTCGTTGATATCGGGTCTCGGCGGGGCGGCCGTTCTCGCGAGCGTTCCGGCGCCGGTGGCGGGAGACGCGGACGCCGGTTAG
- a CDS encoding polymer-forming cytoskeletal protein: protein MAIFGKSSQSPAHAGRVEPARGPSVIGPHTRIQGELLGDEDVLVEGRVEGRVLLAREFRVAPGGVVVAEVHAGTVVIAGEVIGDVSATERVEILPSGSLEGNIRAPKVAVGDGARFKGSVDMSAGAPPGDDAPS, encoded by the coding sequence ATGGCCATCTTCGGGAAAAGCTCGCAGAGCCCGGCACACGCGGGCCGAGTCGAGCCGGCGCGCGGGCCGTCCGTCATCGGGCCCCACACTCGTATCCAGGGCGAGCTCCTCGGAGACGAGGACGTCCTGGTGGAAGGCCGCGTCGAGGGGCGCGTCCTCCTCGCGCGCGAGTTCCGCGTCGCCCCGGGCGGGGTCGTGGTCGCGGAGGTGCACGCCGGCACGGTCGTGATCGCCGGCGAGGTCATCGGCGACGTGAGCGCGACCGAGCGCGTCGAGATCCTGCCCTCCGGCTCCCTGGAAGGAAACATTCGCGCCCCGAAGGTCGCCGTGGGCGACGGGGCGCGATTCAAGGGAAGCGTCGACATGAGCGCCGGGGCCCCTCCCGGCGACGACGCTCCCAGCTGA
- a CDS encoding aldehyde dehydrogenase family protein has product MAPSAPVHGNWIAGKHVPARSGRTFENRNPADVTDLIGRFADSDERDVKDAVDTAAEAYKSWRLVPGPQRGEILYRLGEILRDRKEQYSRDMTREMGKVLKEARGDVQEAIDMAFLMGGEGRRLHGQTTPSELPNKFAMSVRAPIGVCAFITPWNFPMAIPAWKSTAALVCGNTVVVKPATDTPLSVVNFAKALEDAGLPPGVFNVVTGSGSKVGMPLLKDPRVKVVSFTGSTSVGRSINEACAPSFKHVHLEMGGKNPIIVMDDANLELAVDGAIWGAFGTSGQRCTASSRLLVHRKVVKKFTAMLGERAAALRVGNGLDEKNEMGPAINESQLDTVLDYISIGKDEGAKLVSGGKRLTGKGHDKGWFVSPTVFGDGDRKMRIACEEIFGAVTVVVPISSLEEAIDISNESEYGLSSAIFTQDINKAFVAMRDLEAGIFYVNLPTIGAETHLPFGGTKQTGNGHREAGLAALDVFSEWKSIYVDYSGTIQKAQIDVPAGEASAKKKK; this is encoded by the coding sequence ATGGCACCGTCCGCACCCGTTCACGGCAACTGGATTGCCGGCAAGCACGTTCCCGCCCGCTCGGGCCGCACGTTCGAGAACCGCAACCCCGCCGACGTGACCGACCTCATCGGCCGCTTCGCGGACTCCGACGAGCGCGACGTCAAGGACGCCGTCGACACGGCGGCCGAGGCTTACAAGAGCTGGCGCCTCGTGCCCGGCCCGCAGCGCGGCGAGATCCTCTACCGGCTCGGCGAGATCCTCCGCGACCGCAAGGAGCAGTACTCGCGCGACATGACGCGCGAGATGGGCAAGGTCCTCAAGGAGGCCCGCGGCGACGTCCAGGAAGCCATCGACATGGCCTTCCTCATGGGCGGCGAGGGACGGCGGCTGCACGGGCAGACGACGCCCTCCGAGCTCCCGAACAAGTTCGCCATGTCCGTACGGGCCCCGATCGGCGTCTGCGCGTTCATCACGCCCTGGAACTTCCCCATGGCGATCCCGGCGTGGAAGTCCACGGCGGCCCTCGTGTGCGGGAACACGGTCGTCGTGAAGCCCGCCACCGACACGCCGCTCTCCGTCGTGAACTTCGCGAAGGCGCTCGAGGACGCGGGCCTGCCGCCCGGCGTCTTCAACGTCGTGACGGGATCGGGCTCGAAGGTCGGGATGCCGCTCCTCAAGGACCCGCGCGTGAAGGTCGTCTCGTTCACGGGTTCGACGTCCGTCGGGCGCTCGATCAACGAGGCCTGCGCGCCTTCGTTCAAGCACGTCCATCTCGAGATGGGCGGCAAGAACCCGATCATCGTGATGGACGACGCCAACCTGGAGCTCGCCGTCGACGGCGCGATCTGGGGCGCGTTCGGGACGAGCGGGCAGCGCTGCACGGCGTCGTCGCGCCTTCTCGTGCACCGCAAGGTCGTCAAGAAGTTCACGGCGATGCTCGGCGAGCGCGCCGCCGCCCTGAGGGTCGGCAACGGGCTCGACGAGAAGAACGAGATGGGCCCGGCGATCAACGAGAGCCAGCTCGACACGGTCCTCGACTACATCTCGATCGGCAAGGATGAGGGCGCGAAGCTCGTCTCCGGCGGCAAGCGCCTGACGGGAAAGGGTCACGACAAGGGCTGGTTCGTGTCGCCCACCGTGTTCGGCGACGGCGACCGGAAGATGCGGATCGCGTGCGAGGAGATCTTCGGGGCCGTCACGGTCGTCGTGCCGATCTCGTCCCTCGAGGAAGCGATCGACATCTCCAACGAGTCGGAGTACGGCCTGTCGTCGGCGATCTTCACGCAGGACATCAACAAGGCGTTCGTCGCGATGCGCGACCTCGAGGCCGGTATCTTTTACGTGAACCTGCCGACGATCGGCGCCGAGACGCACCTGCCGTTCGGCGGCACGAAGCAGACCGGCAACGGGCACCGCGAGGCTGGTCTGGCCGCGCTGGACGTCTTCAGCGAGTGGAAGTCGATTTACGTGGACTACTCCGGAACGATCCAGAAGGCGCAGATCGACGTGCCGGCGGGCGAGGCCTCTGCGAAGAAGAAGAAATAG
- a CDS encoding pyridoxal phosphate-dependent aminotransferase — MSTTRTAAHVSARGLAMPASPIRKLMPLANDARARGVKVLHLNIGQPDLETPEPMRRRLAELKDKVYAYSPSNGTPEYLDFLKTYYGRLGVSLEPSQILATTGGSEALLFAFMACSDPGGEILTVEPLYTNYRSFAAMAGLTLKPIVTRGEDGFHLPGRPEWEKALTPKTRIVLLCNPNNPTGTVYTKDEIRLVAEFCRDHGLFFVSDEVYREFLYDGRVSESALSLAGFEHEVVVVDSLSKRFSACGIRLGALVTRNEELAAATNRMAQGRLSPPGLAQYIAPAAAALGPDYYKGVVTEYQKRRDTLFTGLSGIPGVFLRKPEGAFYLVARLPIKDSDDFAAWLLTDFQKDGKTVMVAPASGFYVTPGLGKDEVRIAYVLKDEDLKAAVEILAAAIPAYQKARGLA; from the coding sequence ATGAGCACCACCCGTACGGCCGCCCACGTCTCCGCGCGCGGTCTTGCCATGCCCGCCTCCCCCATCCGCAAGCTGATGCCCCTGGCGAACGACGCACGGGCCCGCGGCGTGAAGGTCCTGCACCTGAACATCGGCCAGCCCGACCTCGAGACGCCCGAGCCGATGCGGCGCCGCCTCGCCGAGCTGAAGGACAAGGTCTACGCCTACTCGCCGTCGAACGGCACGCCGGAGTACCTCGACTTCCTGAAGACGTACTACGGACGGCTGGGCGTCTCGCTCGAGCCGTCCCAGATCCTCGCCACGACCGGCGGCAGCGAGGCCCTGCTCTTCGCGTTCATGGCCTGCTCGGACCCCGGCGGCGAGATCCTCACCGTCGAGCCGCTCTACACGAACTACCGCTCGTTCGCGGCGATGGCAGGGCTCACGCTCAAGCCCATCGTGACCCGCGGCGAGGACGGCTTCCACCTGCCCGGCCGCCCCGAGTGGGAGAAGGCGCTGACGCCCAAGACGCGGATCGTCCTCCTCTGCAACCCGAACAACCCGACCGGCACCGTCTACACGAAGGACGAGATCCGCCTCGTGGCCGAGTTCTGCCGCGATCACGGACTCTTCTTCGTCTCGGACGAGGTCTACCGCGAGTTCCTGTACGACGGCCGCGTGTCCGAGAGCGCGCTTTCGCTGGCCGGGTTCGAGCACGAGGTCGTGGTCGTCGACTCGCTCTCAAAGCGGTTCTCGGCCTGCGGGATCCGCCTCGGCGCGCTCGTGACGCGCAACGAGGAGCTCGCCGCCGCCACGAACCGCATGGCGCAGGGCCGCCTCTCCCCGCCCGGCCTCGCGCAGTACATCGCGCCCGCGGCCGCCGCGCTCGGCCCGGACTACTACAAGGGCGTCGTCACCGAGTACCAGAAGCGCCGGGACACGCTCTTTACGGGCCTCTCGGGCATCCCCGGCGTCTTCCTCCGGAAGCCCGAGGGCGCCTTCTACCTCGTCGCGCGGCTCCCGATCAAAGACAGCGACGACTTCGCCGCCTGGCTCCTCACGGATTTCCAGAAGGACGGCAAGACCGTCATGGTCGCGCCCGCGAGCGGCTTCTACGTGACGCCGGGCCTCGGCAAGGACGAGGTGCGGATCGCGTACGTCCTCAAGGACGAGGACCTGAAGGCGGCCGTCGAGATCCTGGCGGCGGCGATTCCGGCGTACCAAAAAGCAAGAGGCCTCGCCTGA